TGGCACCAGGCCGTCGGCACACTCGACGCGGACCCCGCGCCGATCACCGACCCGGTGCTGCTCTTCACGGACAGCCGCCCGAGCACGCACCCGGCCGCCGATTCGAACCCCGGCTCGGGCATGCACCCGGCCGCCCACTCGAACCCCGACTCGGGCACGCACCCGGCCGCCCACTCGAACCCCGACTCGGGCCCCGGCTCGGGCACGCACCCGGCCGCCCACCCGGCCCCCGGCTCGGGCTCGGGCGGTGTCGCCGCGCGGCTGGCTGCTCACGCCCTGGCCGGTGACGTGTTGACGGTCACCGCCGGCAGCGGCTACTCCCGCGACGGCGCCGCCTTCACCGTGCGGCCAGACTCCGAGGAGGACCACCACCGGCTGGTCGCCGAACTCCTCGCCGAGAACCGGCTCCCCGGCCATGTGGTCCACGCCTGGTCCACCGCCGCGCCGCTGCCCGGACGGGGCGTGGCACGCTTCGAACAGGCCCAGCGCCACGGGCTCTACAGCCTCATCGCCCTGGTGAAGGCGCTCAGCGCCCACGGCGTCACCGATCCCGTCCAACTCGACATCGTCAGCGCCGGCGCCTACGCCGTCAGCCCCGCGGAGCCCGAACCCGTCGCCGAACTGGCGCCCCTGGCACTCGCCGCCCGGGTCATCGGTCAGGAGCACGGCAACATCGGCGCCCGCCACTTCGACCTGCCCGCCGAACCCGACGAGCGGTCGCTGCGCACCCTGGCCGCGGAACTCGTCGGCACCCGGCCTCCCGAGCTGGCCGTCACACTGCGCGGCGGCAGGCGCTGGGTGGCGGACCTGGCGCCGGTACGCGCGGACTGGTCCGCCGAGGCCACCTCGCGGCTGCGCCCCGAGGGCGTCTACCTGATCACCGGCGGCCTCGGCGAGATCGGCTCGCTCCTCGCGCACTGGCTGCACCGGGAGACCGGGGCGCGGCTGGCGCTGCTGACCCGCGAGCCCCTGCCGGACCCCGCGCAGTGGGACGCGTGGCTCGACAGCCACGAGGCAGACGACGAGACCACCCTGCGGATCGGCCGCCTGCGCTCCCTGCGGGACGCCGGCGCCACCACCTTCCTGGTGCACGCCGACGTGGCCGACACGCAGGCGCTGCGGGCGGCGGTGGAGCGCGTCGAGGAACGGTACGGCGCACTGCACGGCGTGGTCCACGCGGCGGGCCTGCCCGGCGAGCGGTGGGACCGCCCGATCACCGAGTCCGGCGTGGAACAGTGCCAGTGGCACTTCGTGCCGAAGGCCCACGGCCAGCTCGCCCTGGAGGAGGTACTGGCCGGACGGCAGGTCGACTTCGTCCTGCTGCTCTCCTCGCTGGCCGGGGTGCTGGGCGGACTGCGGCTGCTGGCCTACGGCGCCGCCAACCACTTCATGGACGCCGCCGCCGAACGGGCCAACCGGGATCTCGACCGCACGGTCTGGATCAGCGCCGCCTGGGACGTCTGGCAGCACCACCAGGACGAGAAGCGGGCCCTGTCCGCGATCGGCCGCAGCATGGACGACAAGGCGATCCAGCCCGAGGAGGGCCTGGAGGCCGTCCGCCGCCTGCTGACCCTGCGCGACGTCTCCCATGTGGCCGTCTCCACCTGGGACGTCGGACACCGGCTCGACCAGTGGGTGCGGGACCCACGGATCGGCAGGCCCGCCGACGGGTCCGCCGCACCGGGCCCGGACCTGGCGGACGCCGGCCCGGACGCCGGCGATCTCACCTCCCAGGTGACCCGGCTGATCGCGGAGGCCCTCGGCAGCGAGGACCTGTCGCCGGATGCGGACATCTTCGAGCACGGCGGCGACTCGCTCCTGATCGTCCGGCTGCTGTCCGACATCCGCCGGTACTTCTCCGTCGAGGTCCCGCTGGCCGACGTCCTGTCCGAGCCGACGCCCGCCGCGCTGGCCGACGCCGTCCGGCAGCGCCTGGAAGCCCGTACGGACACCGGCGCGGCCGGGGCGGACGACGACGCGAACGACACGACCGGGGCGCTGGCGGCCGAACTGGCCGCGCTGGCCCCGGAGGACGCCGAACGACTCCTGTCCGAGGCGCTGCGCGAGGACCCGGCCACCGACAAGGCCGTCGACCGGGCCAAGGAGGCCTGACACCCATGGAATTCAGTCTGATCTTCTTCTCCGGGGACGAGAAGAACAAGTACCGGTTCGTCTTCGACGCCGCCAGGTACGCCGACGAGAACGGCTTCACCGCCATCTGGACCCCCGAACGCCACTTCCACCGCTTCGGTGGCCTCTACCCCAACCCCTCCGTACTGGGAGCCGCGCTGGCCGGTGCCACCCAGCGCCTCGGCATCCGCGCGGGCAGCGTCGTACTGCCCCTGCACAGCCCGATCCGGGTGGCCGAGGAGTGGGCCGTGGTCGACAACCTGTCCCACGGCCGGGCCGGCATCGCCCTGGCCACCGGGTTCAGTCCGGTGGACTTCGCCATCAACCCGGACGGCTGGCAGGACCGGCGGCAGCGCACCTTCGACGCCGTGGACACCATCCGCGAACTCTGGGAGGGCGCACCGGTCTCGGCCCAGGACGCGCTCGGCAACTACGTCGAACTGGAACTGCACCCCCAGCCGGTCCAGCCCCAGCTGCCGATCTGGCTCACCTGCACCAAGAGCCCGGACACCTTCGAGACGGCCGGCCGCCTCGGCTGCAACGTACTGACCGCCCTGATCGACATGACCAACGAGGAGCTGGAGGACAAACTCGCCCTCTACTACAAGACCCTCCAGGACTACGGGCACGACCCGGACGACGTCACCGTCACCCTCATGCTGCACACGTTCATCGGCACCGACCTGGAGGAGGTGCGGGAGACCGTCCGGCCGCCCTTCACGGACTACCTGCGTTCCTTCCTGACCGTCATCGACTCGCAGAAGAAGAACCTCGCGCCGGGAGCCGGGGTGCGGGACATGTCCCAGGCCGACCAGGACCAGCTCATCGGGTTCGCCTTCGACAAGTACTTCGAGAAGGGCGCGCTGCTGGGCACCCCCGACTCCTGCACCGCGGTGGTCGACCGCTTCAAAGGCATGGGCGTCAAGGAGATCGCCTGTCTCATCGACTTCGGCGTGGACGAACAACTCGTCGTCGAGAGCCTGAGCCACCTCAACGAACTACGGAGGCGCTACGCATGACCGCCGGTGTCCCCGCGGAGCTGGCCGCCCGGCTCTCCGCGCTCACTCCCGAGCAACTGGGCCTGCTGCGGGCCCGGTTACGTGAGCAGGCCCCCCGCGCACAGGTCCGGCTGACCCCGGGCCAGGAGCGGCTGTGGCGCGCCCACCACACCGCCGCAGGGCGGCCCGTGGACGTGGTCTGCCAGGCCGTGCGCCTGACCGGAACCCCGGTCGACCTCGACCTGCTGGCCGACCGAGTCCAGGGTTTCGTCCGCGCCCACGACGCGCTGCGCACCACTTTCCGGGAACACGACGGCGTCGTACGACCGGTGGTGCACGAGGACCTGCCTGCCCGGCTGGTCCGCACCCGCTGCCCCGCGGGACCGGAGCAGGCACACGCCCTGGCCCGTGAAATGGCGCACGAACCGTTCGACCTGGCCGAAGGGCCCCTCCTGCGGGTGGCCCTGGCCGAGGGGGCCGCCGCCGAGGAGGTCTGGCTGCTGGTCGTCGTGCACAACCTGGTCTTCGACGCCTGGTCCTTCGAGCTGCTCCTCGACGAACTCGCCCGTGACCCCGCCGTGCCCGCTCCCGCGACACGTCCCTTCGGCCGTTTCGCCCTGGATCAGGCCGAGTCGGCCTCCGGACCGCAGGGCCGGGCGGCGGCCCGCTTCTGGGCGGACGAACTGGCGGACGCCCCGCCTCCGCCCGCCACCGACCGCCCCCGGGGACAGGCTCCCTCCGGCACCGGCGGGCGCGTGGACCTCACCCTGCCCGGCGCCGTGGCCCAGGGCATCACAGACGCGGCCCGCGGCTCGGCCGCCACCGCCTACGCCGGCTGGGCGGCCGTCGCGTGGGCCGCGCTCGCCGAGTTCAGCGGCCGACCGGACGTGCTGCTCGGCACCTTCACCGCCAACCGCGACGGGCCGAACGCCCAGCAGACCGTCGGCTACCTGCTCAACGTCCTGCCGCTGCGCCTGCGCGACCCCGGCGACGGCACCTGGGCGGCGAGGATCCGGGCCACCCACGCGGCGTCGAAACGGGGGCTGTGGCACGCGTCGTACCCAGGAGAGCTGATCACCACCGAACGCCGGCTCCCCGGCCTGCACCCGCTCTTCGACGTGGCGTTCGTGTTCGACAGCCCGGCCGTTGCCCGCACGGCACACGGCGCCGTCGTGGCCACGTACGACGTGGACAAGGGCGTGGCCCGCTACGGCCTGACGATCGTGGTCCACCCCGCCCCCGAAGGTGCCTCCGGCTGGATCGAGTACGACACCGCGCTGTACGACAGGAGCACGGTGGCCCGGCTGGCCGAGCGGTTCACGGCACTGGCCGCGCAGGCGTCCGGCGCGGCGGGCCGGGCGTCGCGAGAGGCGGACCGGTGATCACGCCGCGGCTGTGCGCCGCCGCCTACGAACTGGGCGAGTACGAGGCTGCCGTCGCCGAGCTGCCGGAGCTGACCGCCGTGCCGGACGTGGCGGCCGAACTGACCTCCCCGGCGGCCGGGTTCCGCGTCTACCGCTGGTCGCAGGCGCCCCTGACGGAGCTGATGGCCGCAGCCGCGCAGAAGTGCCTGGCCACGGCCGGTGTCCCGGGAAAGGCCGTGGACACGGTACTGCTCGCCACGGACTCCCTGCCGCACGATCGCGGCGCCCACCGCGATGTCGCCGACCTGCTCCGGGAGACCGGCATGACCGGCGCCACGGTCGCCACCCTCGGTCTGATGGACTGCGCCACGGCGATGTTCGCGCTGGGCAACGCGGCCTCACTGGTCCGGGACGGCACCGCACGGCACGTCATGGTCATCAGCGGTGACCTGGCCGACCTCTCGACCGGCGGGGAGCGCCTCGTGGCCGGGGGCGCGGCCATCGCCAGCGACGGGGCCGCCGCCGCCCTGGTCTCCGCCGACGCACCGGGGCTGCCCGTCCTGGCCATGGCCCATCACGGCACGGCCGAGGAACGCCGGGACGCGCCGCCGCACCAGCGGCTGACCGCCCGCCTGACCGCCTACCGGGAGCTGTTCAACGGCCTGTCGGACCGGTACCGCGTCCGGCCGGACAGGTCGCTCGTCCTGCCCAGCAACTTCGCGCGCAACGTGATGGAGATGTACCTCGCCGACATCGGATTCGACAGCCGGCGGATCGCGATGGACAACGTGGGCCGTATCGCCCACTGCCAGGGCAGCGACCCGCTGATCCACCTCGCCGACCGGCTCGGCGCACCGGAGCCCGCCACCGGCCCGGGCACCCCGCGGGAGTACGTACTGCTGGGCGCCGGCATGTCCCATCTGGCCGCGGTGCTGCTCGGCGCCGACGCGCTCCCGGCGGAGGGGGAATCCCGTTGACCATCCATGCCACGGCCACCGAACCGGTGACCGCCTCGCTGCTGCGCACCACCGCCCGCTGCCTTCCCACCGGGGTCACCGTGGTGACCAGCGGGCTGGGGCCCGACGTCCACGGTATGACGGTCAACTCCTTCACGACCCTGTCGCTGGCACCCCCGCTGGTCTCCTTCAACGTGCGGCACGACGCCAGGATCAGGGGGCTGGTGGAGCGGACCGGCGGTTTCGTCGTCAACGTCCTCGCCGCCGAACAGAGCGAGCTGGCCCGCTGGTTCGCCAACCGGAACCGCCCGCTGGGCGCGGAGAGCTTCGCCGAGGTACGCACCGAGGGTGAGCCGGTGACCGGCGGTGTGCGCATCGCCGGGACCGTCGGGTACTTCGCCTGCCGGCTCGTACGGTCCGTCGAACTCGGCGACCACATCCTGATGGTCGGTCTGGTGCAGGAGTGCGGCGCCCGCGAGAAGGTACCTCAACTGCTCTTCGTGGACGGGGAGTTGCGCGGGACTGGGTCACGCCCCGCCGAACCGCCCCGAGCCGGTGCCGGTGCCGGGACAGGGACGGGGACGGGGACGGGGACGGGGACAGGGACGGGGGAACAGTGATCCGGGAAAGGAGCGGTACCCGAAGATGACCGCACCGCGCATCCGCGCGCTCCAGGAGTCGGACTATCCCTCGCTGATCGCCCAGGTGGACGACTGGTGGGGCCGCCCGGCAGCTCACATGCTGCCCAGACTGTTCCTGCGCCACTTCCACTCGACCAGCCTGGCGGCCGTGACCGACCAGGGGGCGCTCGCGGGCTTCCTGGTCGGCATCGTCTCGCCCTCCGAACCGGGGGAGGCGCACACCCACTTCATCGCGGTCGCCCCCGGCCACCGCGGAACCGGCCTCGGCCGTGTGCTTTACGGGCGGTTCTTCGAACTGGCCGGCAAACGGGGCTGCCGGACCGTCACCGCCGTCGTGTCACCCGGCAACACCCGGTCCCAGCGCTTCCATCTCGCGACGGGGTTCGAGCCGGTGCCCCTGCCGTCGGCGGGCCCGCCGGACCCGAACAGCCCGCCGGACCCGAGCAGTCCGCCGGACCCGGAGGGGTTGCCCGTCTGGAAGGACTGGGACGGCCCGGGGGAGGACCGCGTCCGGTTCTCGTACGCACTGTGACGAGGAGAGTCACCCATGCCGAACATACTCATCACCGAGCGGGCCGTCCTCGACAAGGCGCTGCCCGGCTTCGACGCCCGGCTGGCCGAACTGGGCACGGCGGCCGTCGAGGACCCCGGCACCCACGTCATCGAGGAGTTCCGGGAAGCCGGCGGCGGCAACGTCCTCATCCCCGTCGCCCTGGGCGGCGGCGGCCTGAACTGTCTGGACGGGGCGCGGCTCCAGCGGGCGGTGGGCAGCCGGGCCCCCTCGCTGGCCGTGGCGTCCACCATGCACCACTACAAGGTGGCCTGGCTGGCGCACGTGCTGGGCGAGGGGGCGGCCGACGTGCTCTCGGAGATCGTCGGCCGGCGGCTGCTCGTCTCCTCCTGCGGTGCCGAGGGCGCTTCCGGCAAACAGCTCTTCGCACCCGGCATCGAGGTGGCCGCGGCGAGGGGCGGCGGTCTGCGGCTCACCGGTTCCAAACGGCCCTGTTCCCTGGTCGGGTCGATGGGCCTGCTGACCCTGCTGGCGCCCGGGCCGCCGGATTCGCCGTACGCGGGCGACCTGCTGATCGTGATGGTGCCCGCCGGGACGGCCGGGCTGCGCCGGGAGCCGTTCTGGGGCAACCACGCCCTACGGGCCGCACAGACCGACGCCGTGGTGCTGGACGACGTGTTCGTCCCGGACCACATGATCGTCCCGCTGGGCGGCCCGGAGCAGGCGGCCGGCCGGCTCAACTCGCTCATGGCACGTTTCCTGATCCTGATCACCGCCGCGTACGTGGGCATCGCGACCGGCCAGGTGGAGCGGGTCTTCACCGACGGACGAGGACAGGCCGGCGACCGGGTGGCGGCCTTCGGCCCCCTGGAGACGGTGTCGGCCGCCGTCGAGGCGCTCGCCCGTGAGCTGGACGACGGTTCACCGGAGGAAGCGCTCATGGGCCGCATCCTGCTGGTCCGGTACACCGCCCAGCGGGCGATCGCGGAGGCCACCGACCGGGTCCTGGAGCTGATGGGCGGCATGTCCTTCGTGCGCGACGGCCACGGGGTGGACCTGCTGGCCGCCAGTCGCGCCCTGGCCTTCCACCCTCCGTCGGAGCACACCATGCGGGAGCCGCTGGACGCGTGGCTGAGCGGGGGCCGCCTCTCGCTGCTGTGAACGGCCGGCCGCGAAAGGAGGGGGGACTCCGTTCTGTTGACACCGATACCGCTGATACCGCTGATACCACCGATACCGCCCATGTCGCCGATGCCACCGTGGTCCCCGCGGGCCGGGGCCGGGGCCGGGGCCGGGACCGGGGCCGGGACCGACGCCGAGGCGCACCCGCCCCTGCTGTGGCCGGGAGAGGCCGAGGAACTGCGTGGCAAGCTGGCCGCCGCCGCTCGGGGTGAGGCCTTCCTGCTCCACGCGGGCAGCAGCACCCCGCCGGGAGCGTTCCCCCGCACCGAGCACGTCACCCGGCAACTGACCCTGCTGGCACAGGGCGTGGTCGTCCTGTCCTACGCGCTCGGCGTCCCGGTCGTGCCCGTCGCCGAGCTCCACGCGCCCCCCGCCGAAGGACACACCCGGCACACCGGATCCGCCGGACCCGCCGCGGCCCCGGACATCCACCAGACGGCCGCGTCCGCCGTCGCCCTCAACCTCGTCAGGGCGTTCGGCGGCGGTGTCCGCCCGGACGTGTCATGGGCGCACGAACTGAACCGGGCGTTCGTCGCGAGTTCCCCCGAGCGCGCCCGCTACGAGCCGCTGACCGGCAGGATCGGCTCCGCGCTGAGTTTCCTGCACGCCTGCGCGGGCAGGTCCGCGGTGTTGCCGAGGCCCGCCGTCAGCCGCCCCGCCCCCGTGGACGACTCCGCCCCGCCCCCGACCGGCGAGCCCGGCGGCGCCCGGTGGGACCTCGCGGGCCACCTGGTCTGGCTGCACCACTCGGCCGGGGTCGGTCACGTACCGGCCGGTGCCGCCGCCGGGACCGGCAACCCGGTCGGCGTGGTGGTGGAGGCCGACACCACCCACGACGCCGTCCTCACCCTGATCGACCGGCTGGACCCGGAACGCTCGGCGGGACGGCTCACCTTCCTCACCCGGTTCGGCGCGGACCGGATCACCGACGTCCTGCCGGAACTGGTGCAGAAGGTCGCCTCCACCGAGGCCGAGGTCGTCTGGGCCTGCGACCCCTGGCACCGCAACCGCCGGGACCCGGCGGCCGTCCTCGCCGAGGCCGCCGCCTTCGTCCGACTGCACCGGACGCTCGGCACCCACGCGGGCGGCCTCCACCTGCCCGCGCACGACGGGACCGCCGGCCTTCCCGGCGCACTGGACCTGGTCTTCGCGCTCGCCTCGACGGCCCCCGGCCGGAGCGGCTAGACCCTGTCGTCACCTCCGGTCCGGACAGGCCTCCGCCGGCACCTCACGTACCGCCGTCTTTCACACGGACGCCACGCGCCCCTTCCCTGACGTTTGTTGCTCTTGGAACACTCCGAGAGCGCACGTTCCGGCTTGCGCAGGTCCGTCCGTCAGCCGCCCCGTACCCGTCAGGACGAGAGGTCACCCAGTCATGACCGAAGTGAATCGGCGCCGTTTCCTGCAACTCGCGGGCGGTACCGCGGCGTTCACCGCGCTGTCGGAGAGCATCGCCAAGGCCGCCTCGATCCCCGCCGGGTACCACCGCGGCACCATCGAGGATGTCGAGCACGTCGTCGTCCTCATGCAGGAGAACCGTTCCTTCGACCACTACTTCGGTGCGCTCAGAGGCGTCCGCGGTTTCGGCGACCCGCACCCGGTCGCGCTCGACAACGGCAAGTCCGTGTGGCACCAGTCGGACGGCACCAAGGACCTCCTGCCCTTCCACCCCGAGGCCGACGACCTCGGCATGCAGTTCCTGGAGGGCCTGCCGCACAGCTGGCCCGACGGCCACGCCGCCTACAACGGGGGCAAGTACGACAAGTGGGTCCCCGCGAAGGGCGCCACGACCATGGCGTACCTGACCCGTGAGGACATCCCGTTCCACTACGCGCTCGCCGACACCTTCACGGTCTGCGACGCGTACCACTGCTCGTTCATCGGCTCCACCGACCCGAACCGCTACTACATGTGGACGGGCTTCACAGGCAACGACGGCAAGGGCGGCGGCCCGGTCCTCGGCAACGACGAGCTGGGCTACGACTGGACGACCTACCCCGAGCGGCTGGAGGAGGCCGGGATCTCCTGGAAGGTCTACCAGGACATCGGCGACGGCCTGGACGCGGCCGGCTCCTGGGG
This sequence is a window from Streptomyces ortus. Protein-coding genes within it:
- a CDS encoding MupA/Atu3671 family FMN-dependent luciferase-like monooxygenase, coding for MEFSLIFFSGDEKNKYRFVFDAARYADENGFTAIWTPERHFHRFGGLYPNPSVLGAALAGATQRLGIRAGSVVLPLHSPIRVAEEWAVVDNLSHGRAGIALATGFSPVDFAINPDGWQDRRQRTFDAVDTIRELWEGAPVSAQDALGNYVELELHPQPVQPQLPIWLTCTKSPDTFETAGRLGCNVLTALIDMTNEELEDKLALYYKTLQDYGHDPDDVTVTLMLHTFIGTDLEEVRETVRPPFTDYLRSFLTVIDSQKKNLAPGAGVRDMSQADQDQLIGFAFDKYFEKGALLGTPDSCTAVVDRFKGMGVKEIACLIDFGVDEQLVVESLSHLNELRRRYA
- a CDS encoding condensation domain-containing protein, with the translated sequence MTAGVPAELAARLSALTPEQLGLLRARLREQAPRAQVRLTPGQERLWRAHHTAAGRPVDVVCQAVRLTGTPVDLDLLADRVQGFVRAHDALRTTFREHDGVVRPVVHEDLPARLVRTRCPAGPEQAHALAREMAHEPFDLAEGPLLRVALAEGAAAEEVWLLVVVHNLVFDAWSFELLLDELARDPAVPAPATRPFGRFALDQAESASGPQGRAAARFWADELADAPPPPATDRPRGQAPSGTGGRVDLTLPGAVAQGITDAARGSAATAYAGWAAVAWAALAEFSGRPDVLLGTFTANRDGPNAQQTVGYLLNVLPLRLRDPGDGTWAARIRATHAASKRGLWHASYPGELITTERRLPGLHPLFDVAFVFDSPAVARTAHGAVVATYDVDKGVARYGLTIVVHPAPEGASGWIEYDTALYDRSTVARLAERFTALAAQASGAAGRASREADR
- a CDS encoding acyl carrier protein, which translates into the protein MITPRLCAAAYELGEYEAAVAELPELTAVPDVAAELTSPAAGFRVYRWSQAPLTELMAAAAQKCLATAGVPGKAVDTVLLATDSLPHDRGAHRDVADLLRETGMTGATVATLGLMDCATAMFALGNAASLVRDGTARHVMVISGDLADLSTGGERLVAGGAAIASDGAAAALVSADAPGLPVLAMAHHGTAEERRDAPPHQRLTARLTAYRELFNGLSDRYRVRPDRSLVLPSNFARNVMEMYLADIGFDSRRIAMDNVGRIAHCQGSDPLIHLADRLGAPEPATGPGTPREYVLLGAGMSHLAAVLLGADALPAEGESR
- a CDS encoding flavin reductase family protein, which codes for MTIHATATEPVTASLLRTTARCLPTGVTVVTSGLGPDVHGMTVNSFTTLSLAPPLVSFNVRHDARIRGLVERTGGFVVNVLAAEQSELARWFANRNRPLGAESFAEVRTEGEPVTGGVRIAGTVGYFACRLVRSVELGDHILMVGLVQECGAREKVPQLLFVDGELRGTGSRPAEPPRAGAGAGTGTGTGTGTGTGTGEQ
- a CDS encoding GNAT family N-acetyltransferase: MTAPRIRALQESDYPSLIAQVDDWWGRPAAHMLPRLFLRHFHSTSLAAVTDQGALAGFLVGIVSPSEPGEAHTHFIAVAPGHRGTGLGRVLYGRFFELAGKRGCRTVTAVVSPGNTRSQRFHLATGFEPVPLPSAGPPDPNSPPDPSSPPDPEGLPVWKDWDGPGEDRVRFSYAL
- a CDS encoding acyl-CoA dehydrogenase family protein, which codes for MPNILITERAVLDKALPGFDARLAELGTAAVEDPGTHVIEEFREAGGGNVLIPVALGGGGLNCLDGARLQRAVGSRAPSLAVASTMHHYKVAWLAHVLGEGAADVLSEIVGRRLLVSSCGAEGASGKQLFAPGIEVAAARGGGLRLTGSKRPCSLVGSMGLLTLLAPGPPDSPYAGDLLIVMVPAGTAGLRREPFWGNHALRAAQTDAVVLDDVFVPDHMIVPLGGPEQAAGRLNSLMARFLILITAAYVGIATGQVERVFTDGRGQAGDRVAAFGPLETVSAAVEALARELDDGSPEEALMGRILLVRYTAQRAIAEATDRVLELMGGMSFVRDGHGVDLLAASRALAFHPPSEHTMREPLDAWLSGGRLSLL
- a CDS encoding 3-deoxy-7-phosphoheptulonate synthase, coding for MSPMPPWSPRAGAGAGAGTGAGTDAEAHPPLLWPGEAEELRGKLAAAARGEAFLLHAGSSTPPGAFPRTEHVTRQLTLLAQGVVVLSYALGVPVVPVAELHAPPAEGHTRHTGSAGPAAAPDIHQTAASAVALNLVRAFGGGVRPDVSWAHELNRAFVASSPERARYEPLTGRIGSALSFLHACAGRSAVLPRPAVSRPAPVDDSAPPPTGEPGGARWDLAGHLVWLHHSAGVGHVPAGAAAGTGNPVGVVVEADTTHDAVLTLIDRLDPERSAGRLTFLTRFGADRITDVLPELVQKVASTEAEVVWACDPWHRNRRDPAAVLAEAAAFVRLHRTLGTHAGGLHLPAHDGTAGLPGALDLVFALASTAPGRSG